In Exiguobacterium sibiricum 7-3, a genomic segment contains:
- a CDS encoding flagellar hook-basal body protein has protein sequence MQSLYTSASTMAQLQKQLDTTGHNLANANTNGYKRRDSQFNELLVRNLNNQPAGLTTGPLTTPAGLRLGVGGYVANEATRFATGTFQNTGRKLDAALSNPHHFFGVIDADGVTKFTRDGNFELSPQANGQVLLTDDAGRSVINQANEPITFPDNATSIELNKDGNITGVLNGERRVLARIGVADIPNHGELTDVGGGLFTATGRYQNTTTVNPLTVGTLETSNVDMATEMTNLTQIQRAYQFNSKALTTSDQMMGIVTSLK, from the coding sequence ATGCAATCACTTTATACGTCGGCCAGTACGATGGCTCAGCTTCAAAAACAGCTTGATACGACGGGACATAATTTGGCGAACGCCAATACGAACGGATACAAACGACGGGATTCCCAGTTCAATGAACTGCTCGTCCGGAATCTGAATAACCAACCGGCGGGACTGACGACCGGACCGCTGACGACACCGGCCGGTCTCCGCCTCGGTGTCGGCGGGTATGTCGCCAATGAAGCGACGCGTTTCGCAACCGGGACGTTCCAAAATACCGGACGCAAGCTCGATGCGGCCCTCAGCAATCCCCACCATTTCTTTGGTGTGATTGATGCGGATGGCGTGACGAAATTTACACGCGACGGCAATTTTGAATTGTCACCGCAGGCAAACGGTCAAGTTCTATTGACGGATGATGCCGGACGTTCGGTCATCAATCAGGCGAACGAACCGATCACGTTCCCGGACAATGCGACGTCGATTGAACTGAACAAGGATGGCAACATCACCGGCGTACTGAACGGCGAACGCCGTGTGCTCGCCCGGATTGGCGTCGCCGATATTCCGAACCACGGGGAATTGACGGATGTCGGAGGCGGACTCTTCACCGCGACGGGACGATACCAGAACACGACAACCGTGAATCCGTTGACGGTCGGAACGCTTGAGACATCGAATGTCGATATGGCGACGGAGATGACGAACTTGACGCAAATTCAGCGGGCCTATCAGTTTAATTCAAAAGCCCTGACGACATCGGACCAGATGATGGGCATCGTGACGTCGCTGAAATAA
- a CDS encoding flagellar hook-basal body protein has product MLRGMYTASGAMQALQRQQEMLSNNLANARTPGFRADQASLRTFPEMMIQQSGINEQSGVRSRGTVGKLATGVFMQAATPNFALGSITETGNATDLQISSLEGAALFTIRHADPATGEEETLYTTNGQFAVGQDGLLRTTENDLVLGDDGQPLNVVNEDFTVSADGAVTDGNGQAIGNLGLVVTNQPETLERTGNGLFRSPDALNAGAVKVDQGVLELGNVEVEQTMTEMNAGLRQFEANQKVIQAYDRTAERAVSEIGRVR; this is encoded by the coding sequence ATGTTACGAGGAATGTATACGGCGTCTGGTGCGATGCAGGCGTTACAACGGCAACAAGAAATGTTAAGCAATAACCTGGCCAACGCCCGGACGCCGGGATTCCGGGCCGATCAGGCGTCCCTGCGGACCTTTCCGGAGATGATGATCCAGCAGTCGGGCATCAACGAACAATCCGGTGTCCGTTCACGCGGGACGGTCGGAAAACTCGCGACCGGTGTCTTCATGCAGGCAGCAACACCGAACTTTGCCCTCGGTTCGATCACGGAGACGGGCAATGCGACGGATCTTCAAATCAGTTCGCTTGAAGGGGCAGCCTTGTTTACAATCCGGCATGCCGATCCTGCGACCGGTGAAGAAGAGACCCTGTACACGACGAACGGTCAGTTCGCTGTCGGACAGGACGGTCTCCTGCGGACGACGGAAAATGATCTTGTCCTTGGTGACGACGGTCAACCGCTCAACGTCGTGAATGAAGATTTCACCGTCAGTGCGGACGGTGCTGTCACGGACGGGAACGGTCAAGCAATCGGTAACCTCGGTCTTGTCGTGACGAATCAGCCGGAGACGCTTGAGCGGACCGGGAACGGTCTGTTCCGTTCGCCGGACGCGTTAAACGCCGGTGCCGTCAAAGTCGATCAAGGCGTGCTCGAACTCGGGAATGTCGAAGTCGAACAGACGATGACAGAGATGAATGCCGGTCTCCGTCAATTCGAAGCCAATCAGAAAGTCATCCAGGCCTATGACCGGACCGCTGAAAGAGCAGTCTCGGAAATCGGACGCGTCCGTTAA
- a CDS encoding HAMP domain-containing sensor histidine kinase produces the protein MKWINQKIGRQLMFAFYMVFIALSLTSAIVYNYTERKIDQTNMTFDDLRERRTNANALANEWTLVQSNVKSYVLFGTPEMLDTIKANQREINRLTTWFEKNAIYEQGKDYAVATRTLYDDYFGTALPLLTEYVAGKKQGSIDEAFLDPKTLASLSNGDDLFNENGTLKGTNSQLTTDADAAGIDTLLANYLTLIQDKETEAKTSLLGEMRVAQFIWLSNLVVLVIILLLLVRPFISRVTKQVNTLSRDSALLASGEDIDNIPLPKRQDELYTLTTSFNRMATSIADNKVHMLAKNEELQAQQEELVAQQEELQAQQEELEEALEITLRSEQHLKYRNELTETLASRETLTAYPEIIEKLVSITQSEIGALLFLDQHDVRSTIEYGMTEEMVGQLVKDDQSLFHRARVLKRPVHSSKQVAHDSPLPYPYYMYEVAVPILDPNEEQIIACVYLVRYRDAFTPEQMGDILSFSHQLSLSLMRMGIYEKMIHEKNKTGQLLNSIREAVVYIEHESDELLVNEPLMKLFPEVQTEYQDESNLSSFRQAMSALSAIIDEPEPFEQYIEQIVEQNLPKDSLLVSIRSQSAYIQIYSEKIQINQVWVGTMLVLRDVTKETEADRMKEEFVSTVSHELRTPLSSIYGFTELMLNREIDSLKQRKYLTTIHSETGRLTTLVNDFLDVQRMESSEQRYQMATFDLVQLASELIDFHDASHTTHQLSFEAEGPIMIDADSEKIKQLLNNLLSNAIKYSPDGGDVAIRIENHDGFAEITIRDQGIGIPQEAMSKLFDKFYRVDNSETRKIGGTGLGLSICKEIVKHHNGTIDVESTIGAGSTFTIRFPIAVISTILTYEE, from the coding sequence GTGAAATGGATTAATCAAAAAATTGGTCGCCAATTGATGTTTGCCTTTTATATGGTTTTCATCGCACTCAGTCTGACGTCAGCGATCGTCTACAACTATACGGAACGAAAGATCGACCAGACGAATATGACCTTCGATGATTTACGGGAACGCCGGACGAACGCCAATGCGTTAGCCAACGAATGGACACTTGTGCAGAGCAATGTGAAATCGTATGTGCTGTTCGGCACACCAGAAATGCTCGATACAATCAAAGCGAACCAGCGGGAAATCAATCGTTTGACGACCTGGTTCGAAAAAAATGCCATTTATGAACAAGGGAAGGACTATGCGGTCGCGACCCGAACGCTTTACGACGATTACTTCGGGACCGCCCTTCCACTTTTGACGGAATATGTCGCCGGTAAGAAACAAGGTTCGATTGACGAGGCGTTCCTCGATCCAAAGACACTTGCTTCCTTATCAAACGGGGACGATTTATTTAATGAGAACGGAACACTAAAAGGCACGAACAGTCAATTGACGACAGATGCCGATGCTGCCGGCATCGATACGTTGCTCGCCAACTACCTGACATTGATTCAGGACAAGGAGACGGAAGCGAAGACCAGCCTGCTCGGCGAGATGCGGGTCGCCCAGTTCATCTGGCTCTCGAATCTCGTGGTTCTCGTCATCATCCTGTTGCTGCTCGTTCGCCCCTTCATCAGCCGGGTGACGAAGCAGGTCAATACGTTATCCCGTGACAGCGCCCTGCTCGCCAGTGGTGAGGACATCGACAACATCCCATTACCGAAACGTCAGGATGAACTGTATACATTGACGACATCGTTTAATCGGATGGCGACATCGATCGCCGACAATAAAGTCCATATGCTGGCGAAAAATGAAGAGTTACAGGCGCAACAGGAAGAGCTCGTCGCCCAGCAGGAAGAACTGCAAGCGCAGCAAGAGGAACTCGAGGAAGCACTCGAAATCACGTTGCGCAGCGAACAGCATCTCAAATATCGCAACGAACTGACGGAGACACTGGCATCACGCGAGACGTTGACGGCCTATCCGGAAATCATCGAAAAACTCGTCTCGATCACGCAATCGGAAATCGGTGCCCTGCTGTTCCTTGATCAGCATGACGTCCGTTCAACGATTGAATACGGGATGACGGAAGAGATGGTCGGTCAGCTCGTCAAGGATGACCAGTCCTTGTTCCACCGGGCACGTGTCCTGAAACGACCGGTCCACTCATCGAAACAAGTCGCACACGACAGTCCGTTGCCGTATCCGTATTACATGTATGAAGTCGCCGTGCCGATTCTTGACCCGAACGAAGAACAGATCATCGCCTGTGTCTACCTCGTCCGTTACCGTGATGCCTTCACACCGGAACAGATGGGCGACATCCTGTCGTTCTCGCACCAGCTGTCACTCTCGCTGATGCGGATGGGGATTTATGAAAAGATGATCCATGAGAAAAATAAGACCGGTCAACTGTTGAACTCGATCCGGGAAGCTGTCGTCTACATCGAACATGAATCAGACGAACTGCTCGTCAATGAACCGTTGATGAAACTTTTCCCGGAAGTCCAGACGGAATACCAGGACGAAAGCAATCTGTCGTCCTTCCGCCAGGCGATGTCGGCGCTCTCCGCCATCATCGATGAGCCGGAACCGTTCGAACAGTATATCGAACAAATCGTCGAACAGAATCTGCCGAAAGACAGCTTACTCGTCTCGATCCGCTCGCAAAGTGCCTACATCCAGATTTATTCGGAAAAAATCCAGATCAATCAGGTCTGGGTCGGAACGATGCTTGTCCTGCGTGATGTCACGAAGGAGACGGAAGCCGACCGGATGAAAGAAGAGTTCGTTTCGACGGTCTCCCATGAACTCCGGACACCGTTATCCTCAATCTATGGTTTCACAGAATTGATGCTCAACCGGGAAATCGATTCCTTGAAACAACGGAAATACCTGACGACGATTCATTCGGAGACGGGCCGTCTGACGACACTCGTCAACGACTTCCTCGATGTCCAACGGATGGAGTCAAGCGAACAGCGTTACCAGATGGCGACGTTCGATCTCGTCCAGCTCGCAAGCGAACTGATCGATTTCCATGATGCCTCGCACACGACACACCAGTTGTCGTTTGAGGCGGAAGGTCCAATCATGATTGATGCTGATTCGGAAAAAATCAAACAGTTGCTAAACAACCTGCTCAGCAATGCCATCAAATATTCACCGGACGGCGGCGATGTCGCGATTCGGATCGAAAACCACGACGGCTTCGCTGAAATCACGATTCGCGACCAGGGAATCGGGATTCCGCAAGAAGCGATGTCGAAGTTGTTCGATAAGTTCTACCGGGTCGACAATTCGGAAACCCGGAAAATCGGTGGAACCGGACTTGGTCTATCGATTTGTAAGGAAATCGTCAAACATCATAACGGGACGATCGATGTCGAATCGACGATCGGTGCCGGATCGACCTTTACGATCCGCTTCCCGATTGCGGTCATCTCGACCATCCTCACGTACGAAGAATAA
- a CDS encoding AI-2E family transporter, giving the protein MFENKWYRGAWWIMTLLIIVWIGNHVTFLFRPIAILLQMVVPPLAIAGILYYVLLPIVELLEKKMKRRPAVILVLLGLAGILTTLGFIFGPMLSDQITEFVNSIPTLASQFQRQLVDVRNQLENSAFFSRFLSGQDDLFNKFSGNVSEYASTFLKNIGTGVGGFVSVITTTVVTIVIIPIMLIYMLLDGDKLKGNLVKMMPFEYHKETKKILHDVHLTIMSYIRGQVIVSIGVGIIAYIGYLIIGIDYALLLALFATLTNIIPFLGPVIGVVPALIVGFIQDPILAIYAVIVMTVAQQIDSHIMSPLVQGKTLDVHPLTIIIVLLVAGNIAGFFGVLLGVPFYAVMKVVILNIRRLYHLRSQKKMVIAEDDKTFNTIVTTKD; this is encoded by the coding sequence ATGTTTGAGAACAAATGGTACCGTGGTGCCTGGTGGATCATGACGCTGCTAATCATCGTCTGGATTGGGAATCATGTGACATTCCTGTTCCGGCCGATTGCGATTTTATTGCAGATGGTCGTTCCGCCACTCGCGATTGCCGGTATTCTGTATTATGTCCTGTTGCCGATCGTCGAGCTGCTTGAGAAAAAGATGAAACGGCGTCCAGCGGTCATTCTGGTCTTACTCGGACTCGCCGGCATTTTAACGACGCTCGGTTTCATCTTCGGTCCGATGTTGTCCGATCAGATTACGGAATTCGTTAATTCGATTCCGACGCTTGCTTCGCAGTTCCAGCGTCAACTGGTTGATGTCCGGAATCAACTGGAAAACAGTGCCTTCTTCTCCCGTTTCCTCAGCGGACAAGATGACCTGTTCAACAAGTTTTCCGGGAATGTCTCGGAGTATGCTTCGACCTTCCTGAAAAACATCGGAACCGGTGTCGGCGGCTTCGTCAGCGTCATCACGACGACAGTCGTCACGATTGTCATCATTCCGATCATGTTGATCTACATGTTGCTGGACGGAGATAAGCTGAAAGGCAACCTCGTCAAGATGATGCCGTTCGAATACCATAAGGAGACAAAAAAGATTCTCCATGATGTGCATTTGACAATCATGAGTTATATTCGAGGACAAGTCATCGTCAGTATCGGTGTCGGAATCATAGCCTATATCGGTTATTTGATCATCGGGATCGATTACGCCCTGTTGCTTGCCCTGTTTGCGACTTTGACGAATATCATTCCGTTCCTCGGACCGGTCATCGGGGTTGTTCCGGCACTGATTGTCGGGTTTATCCAGGATCCGATCCTTGCGATTTACGCCGTTATCGTCATGACGGTTGCGCAACAGATCGACTCCCACATCATGTCACCGCTCGTTCAAGGAAAAACGCTTGATGTCCATCCGTTGACCATCATCATCGTCTTGCTTGTTGCCGGGAACATCGCTGGATTCTTCGGTGTTCTGCTCGGTGTTCCGTTCTATGCTGTCATGAAGGTCGTCATCCTGAACATCCGTCGTCTGTATCACCTGCGGTCGCAAAAGAAGATGGTCATCGCGGAAGATGATAAGACGTTTAATACGATCGTGACGACAAAAGACTGA
- a CDS encoding multidrug efflux MFS transporter translates to MPLWKRNLVVVWIGSFLTAAALSLVLPFLPLFIEELGVHGRQEITTWSGVAFGATFLVAAIVSPIWGRLADKKGRKLMLLRASLGMSIVMFLISFVQDVYQLVFLRLVMGAVSGFISAGITLIASQTPKEKSGWALGTLSTGGIAGGLLGPLIGGFLADMIGLRPVFLFTSIPLFLTFLVTYFFVKEDFVPLQTKQMASAKQIIQSLRHPELILSLFLTTFLIQFAAQSISPILSLYVRELSPGTERLALLSGIVASAPGIAALIAAQRLGRLSDKIGAERVLFFALLIFAAFLIPQAFVTDTSQLIVLRMGLGFATAALMPSVQALLRKHTPANASGRIFGYNQSAQFMGNFLGPLAGGQIAGHFGFEALFLFTGLIVITNAVLERTQTAVLSKKHS, encoded by the coding sequence ATGCCATTGTGGAAACGAAATTTAGTTGTTGTTTGGATCGGTAGTTTTTTAACCGCTGCCGCGTTAAGTTTAGTCTTACCGTTTTTGCCCTTATTCATTGAAGAACTTGGTGTCCACGGACGTCAGGAAATTACGACCTGGTCCGGCGTAGCGTTTGGTGCGACCTTCCTTGTCGCAGCGATCGTCTCACCGATTTGGGGACGGTTGGCCGATAAAAAAGGACGGAAGTTGATGTTGCTCCGCGCAAGCCTCGGCATGTCGATCGTCATGTTCCTGATTAGTTTCGTGCAGGATGTCTATCAACTCGTTTTCTTACGACTCGTCATGGGTGCCGTCTCCGGATTCATCTCCGCCGGAATCACCTTGATTGCGTCACAAACCCCAAAAGAGAAAAGTGGCTGGGCGCTCGGTACATTATCGACCGGTGGGATTGCCGGTGGATTACTCGGACCTCTGATTGGAGGATTCCTTGCCGATATGATTGGGCTTCGACCCGTTTTTCTCTTTACGAGCATTCCGCTCTTCCTGACGTTCCTCGTCACGTACTTCTTTGTCAAAGAAGACTTCGTGCCGCTGCAAACGAAGCAGATGGCATCAGCGAAACAAATCATTCAGTCATTGCGTCATCCGGAACTGATTTTAAGCCTCTTCCTGACGACGTTCCTGATTCAGTTCGCGGCTCAATCAATTAGTCCGATTCTGTCGTTGTATGTCCGGGAACTCAGTCCCGGTACGGAACGATTGGCCCTGTTATCCGGAATCGTCGCGTCGGCTCCCGGTATTGCGGCGTTGATCGCTGCCCAGCGGCTCGGTCGGTTGTCGGATAAAATCGGGGCAGAACGCGTCTTGTTCTTCGCCTTGTTAATCTTCGCAGCCTTCTTGATTCCGCAAGCCTTCGTGACCGATACGAGTCAATTGATTGTCTTACGGATGGGACTCGGATTTGCGACCGCTGCCTTGATGCCGTCGGTCCAGGCGCTGCTTCGGAAACACACACCGGCGAATGCATCGGGTCGGATTTTCGGTTACAACCAGTCGGCCCAGTTCATGGGGAATTTCCTCGGACCACTCGCGGGTGGCCAGATTGCCGGTCACTTCGGTTTCGAAGCGTTGTTCCTGTTTACCGGTCTGATTGTCATCACGAACGCGGTGCTTGAACGGACGCAAACGGCTGTCCTCAGCAAAAAACATTCATGA
- the mreB gene encoding rod shape-determining protein MreB has protein sequence MFLTKDIGIDLGTANVVIHVKGKGIVLDEPSVVAIDKVTGKIHAVGTEAHQMVGRTPGNIVAIRPLRDGVIADFEMTEAMLRHFIDKIEVRSMFGGVRMLICTPASITTVEAKAIRQAGEKSGAKTVFLEVEPKVAAVGAGMDIWMPAGHMVIDIGGGTTDVAVLSMGDIVCGETIKVAGDRFDHDIIRAIKDNHKLIIGERTAQNVKMTVATVSDEGRQEEMDIRGRNLVTGLPDNITISSQEMHEALAEAAMEIVEATKRVLEKTPPELAADIIDRGIILTGGGALLDGIDQLLAKELGLPVLIAEDPMLCVARGTGIMLDHLGK, from the coding sequence ATGTTTTTGACAAAGGATATCGGAATTGACCTAGGGACGGCAAATGTCGTCATTCACGTAAAAGGTAAGGGAATCGTACTCGATGAGCCATCGGTCGTTGCTATTGATAAAGTAACAGGAAAGATTCATGCTGTCGGAACGGAAGCGCATCAGATGGTCGGCCGGACACCGGGGAACATCGTCGCCATCCGTCCGTTACGCGATGGTGTCATCGCTGATTTTGAGATGACGGAAGCGATGTTACGCCACTTCATCGATAAAATTGAAGTGAGAAGTATGTTCGGCGGAGTCCGGATGTTGATTTGTACACCGGCCAGCATCACGACGGTCGAAGCGAAAGCGATTCGTCAAGCAGGTGAAAAATCAGGCGCCAAAACCGTTTTCCTTGAAGTCGAACCGAAAGTCGCAGCTGTCGGAGCAGGGATGGATATTTGGATGCCTGCGGGACACATGGTAATTGATATCGGTGGCGGGACGACGGATGTCGCGGTCCTGTCGATGGGTGATATCGTCTGCGGTGAGACCATCAAAGTCGCCGGAGACCGATTTGATCATGATATCATTCGTGCGATCAAGGACAATCACAAATTGATTATCGGAGAACGGACGGCTCAAAACGTCAAGATGACGGTTGCGACCGTTTCAGACGAGGGGCGTCAAGAAGAGATGGACATTCGTGGTCGGAATCTCGTGACAGGCCTCCCGGACAACATCACGATTTCATCCCAGGAGATGCATGAAGCATTGGCGGAAGCCGCAATGGAAATCGTCGAAGCGACAAAACGTGTCCTCGAGAAAACACCACCGGAACTTGCGGCAGATATCATCGACCGCGGGATCATCCTGACGGGTGGCGGAGCGTTGCTTGACGGAATCGACCAGTTGCTGGCGAAAGAACTTGGACTTCCGGTCCTCATTGCAGAAGATCCGATGTTATGTGTCGCACGCGGGACAGGGATCATGCTGGATCATCTAGGGAAATAA
- a CDS encoding NAD(P)-dependent oxidoreductase, with protein MTLGWIGLGHMGVPMALRLRQAGHQVNVYNRTVEKTASLVKEGAVALESPRAVVEQSDIIFLMLADGPAITAVFEQEDGLLTSALSGKTLVNLSTISPDQSTSFSERAEQIGAIYIEAPVSGSVGVAEAGQLVLLLGGDEQAIAACRPYFEILGKESIHFGAHGTGSSAKLAINLLLALVGEGVAETLLLGERAGLDKNKLLQLIGASGMNTPLFQGKQTMYREEKFPPAFPLRLMAKDLGLITEEAKRLTLDLPLATTANKQYQNALEEGHGDEDMAAIYLALKKN; from the coding sequence ATGACATTAGGTTGGATTGGATTAGGTCATATGGGAGTGCCGATGGCGTTACGTCTCAGACAGGCCGGGCACCAGGTTAACGTTTATAACCGGACGGTCGAGAAGACGGCTTCTCTCGTCAAAGAAGGGGCTGTCGCGCTCGAATCGCCCCGCGCCGTCGTCGAACAGTCGGACATCATCTTTCTGATGCTCGCGGATGGTCCTGCCATCACGGCGGTCTTCGAACAGGAAGACGGGCTGCTGACGAGTGCACTGTCAGGGAAAACCCTCGTCAACTTGAGTACGATTTCACCGGATCAATCGACTTCATTTTCGGAACGTGCCGAACAGATTGGTGCAATCTATATCGAAGCCCCGGTCTCCGGATCCGTCGGGGTTGCTGAAGCAGGTCAACTCGTTCTGTTACTCGGCGGAGACGAACAGGCGATTGCCGCCTGTCGTCCCTACTTCGAGATTCTCGGAAAAGAAAGCATTCATTTCGGTGCCCACGGAACAGGGAGTTCAGCAAAACTCGCCATCAACCTCCTGCTCGCACTTGTCGGGGAAGGTGTTGCCGAGACGCTGTTGCTTGGCGAACGGGCCGGACTCGATAAAAACAAGCTCCTCCAGCTGATCGGTGCTTCCGGGATGAACACACCGCTTTTCCAAGGCAAACAAACGATGTACCGGGAGGAAAAGTTCCCGCCTGCGTTCCCGCTTCGCCTGATGGCAAAAGATCTCGGGTTAATCACGGAAGAAGCGAAACGCTTGACGCTTGACCTGCCCCTGGCAACGACGGCAAACAAGCAGTACCAAAACGCTTTAGAAGAGGGTCACGGCGACGAAGACATGGCCGCGATTTATCTCGCGTTGAAAAAAAACTAA
- a CDS encoding bifunctional diguanylate cyclase/phosphodiesterase, which produces MPFFKKKNTESFINGSLDFKQLVDATHFLENHPDAVYTLNLEGQIVSYNQKLSLLLGYGGKKLHHQYFSDFITSAEAKRIAPLKQRALTGETIHFTAEVTHHDGHRLTMNVTNIPIYQNHVIIGVYGIARDITQHIQLRLQHTRLSAKEQLTASLPGLAFFEYETTQDRLTLSAHFASLLDISQHRLTSLDYDEFLYEIHPEDRSRFKQQLTLLQTGEPTVSCSLRMNQTRDYTQDVTCQGLRFEENSQELFSFLFQAVATPDNEPERVPDRTIQPEEIRKLSLYDEVTGLPNRTLFLEEVEHLIRTDHPFTILSLDFNQLHQINEQIGYEIGDQWLRQTSHYLTETLPDLYCARLAGDHYAALSTQPFDEVILKEICLKLLTLNTTRFQIEGYELAAELAIGLSPFQHDETTATELLQTANRALSRAKLKVQPAYEFYTSQLDLEIYRRHQLEQSLRHAIEQDELFLEYQPKVDIWSGQILACEALIRWDHPEWGRIPPQDFIPLSEEGHCYLPIGEWVLDTVCQTIQSLLQQRVPIVPISINLSSNQLLHRDFFQTIRTCLHRYQVPARYLQLELQESILLHESEFVKETLQQLHQLGIQLILDGYGSGVSSLSSLQTYPISSLKLDRSFVAQLEEDDRSVPLIKSIVYLAKEFQLSVVAEGIETLTQLDQFRNFECHAVQGYLFSRPVGIEALRLLLKQGVLQPVESMKKSPKKPLPSLHGLISITRLNGKDVNVGASPILITRSTNRSVHFYASIRLPVDHQIELSLQLTDIVHPKILIEPLAVTELDNGLFHYSADYKIRAQSGQIMKALETSEQLKLDEFFMLS; this is translated from the coding sequence ATGCCCTTCTTCAAAAAGAAGAACACAGAATCCTTCATCAACGGCTCGCTTGATTTTAAACAACTGGTCGACGCGACACACTTTCTCGAAAATCATCCGGATGCGGTCTATACCTTAAATCTGGAAGGCCAAATCGTCTCCTACAATCAAAAACTGTCCCTGTTGCTCGGCTATGGCGGAAAAAAACTCCATCACCAATATTTCAGCGACTTCATCACATCCGCTGAAGCCAAACGGATTGCTCCGCTCAAACAACGGGCCTTAACCGGCGAGACCATTCACTTCACAGCAGAAGTTACCCATCACGACGGGCATCGTTTGACGATGAACGTCACGAATATTCCAATCTATCAAAATCATGTCATCATCGGTGTCTACGGCATTGCCCGGGACATCACTCAACATATCCAGCTTCGACTTCAGCATACCCGACTCTCGGCGAAAGAACAGCTGACCGCATCGCTTCCAGGACTGGCTTTTTTTGAGTACGAAACGACACAGGACCGGCTGACTTTATCGGCTCATTTCGCCTCTTTACTTGATATCTCACAACATCGGCTGACTTCCCTCGATTACGATGAATTTTTATATGAAATTCATCCCGAAGACCGGTCACGCTTTAAACAACAACTGACGCTTCTTCAGACAGGTGAACCAACTGTCTCCTGTTCTTTACGAATGAATCAAACACGTGACTACACACAAGATGTCACGTGCCAAGGGTTGCGTTTCGAAGAAAATTCTCAGGAGCTGTTCAGTTTTCTGTTTCAGGCTGTCGCTACACCCGATAATGAACCGGAACGTGTGCCAGACCGGACGATCCAACCAGAAGAGATTCGCAAGCTCTCTTTATATGATGAAGTGACCGGACTGCCAAATCGGACCCTGTTCCTCGAAGAAGTCGAGCACCTGATCCGGACTGATCATCCGTTTACGATTTTATCGCTTGATTTTAATCAGTTGCATCAGATCAATGAACAGATCGGCTATGAGATTGGTGATCAATGGTTGCGACAGACGAGTCACTATTTAACGGAAACATTACCGGACCTCTATTGCGCCCGCCTTGCCGGCGACCATTATGCCGCTTTGTCGACACAACCGTTCGACGAAGTCATCCTGAAAGAGATATGCCTCAAGTTGTTAACGCTGAACACGACCCGTTTTCAGATTGAAGGCTACGAACTGGCGGCCGAACTTGCGATTGGTCTCAGTCCGTTCCAACATGACGAGACGACGGCAACAGAGTTACTCCAGACTGCCAATCGTGCTTTGTCCCGTGCCAAACTAAAGGTACAACCCGCTTACGAATTTTATACGTCACAGCTCGACCTTGAAATCTATCGTCGTCATCAGCTCGAGCAGAGTCTGCGTCATGCAATCGAACAAGACGAACTGTTTCTTGAATACCAACCCAAGGTCGACATATGGAGCGGACAGATTTTAGCATGTGAAGCTTTGATTCGTTGGGATCATCCCGAATGGGGACGTATTCCTCCACAAGACTTCATCCCGTTGTCGGAAGAAGGTCATTGTTATCTGCCCATCGGAGAATGGGTGCTCGACACCGTCTGTCAGACGATTCAATCCCTCTTGCAACAACGTGTTCCGATCGTCCCGATTTCAATCAATCTCTCTTCGAATCAACTGCTTCACCGTGACTTCTTCCAAACGATCCGTACGTGCCTGCATCGCTATCAAGTCCCGGCGCGGTACTTACAACTCGAGCTTCAGGAAAGCATCCTGTTGCACGAAAGTGAGTTCGTCAAAGAGACGTTGCAGCAGCTCCACCAGTTAGGCATCCAGCTGATCCTTGACGGCTACGGGAGCGGCGTTTCTTCCTTAAGCAGTCTTCAAACGTATCCGATCAGCAGTCTGAAACTTGACCGGTCGTTCGTCGCCCAACTCGAAGAAGACGACCGGTCGGTTCCATTAATCAAAAGCATCGTTTACCTGGCGAAAGAATTTCAGTTGTCCGTCGTCGCCGAAGGAATCGAGACGCTGACCCAACTCGATCAGTTCCGGAATTTTGAATGCCATGCCGTCCAAGGTTACCTGTTCAGCCGACCCGTCGGCATCGAAGCGTTACGTCTTCTTTTGAAACAAGGAGTCCTGCAGCCGGTAGAATCGATGAAGAAGTCACCGAAAAAACCGTTGCCGTCTCTACACGGACTTATCTCGATCACACGATTGAACGGAAAGGATGTCAACGTCGGGGCTTCCCCGATCCTCATCACCCGCAGTACGAACCGCTCTGTTCATTTTTATGCGTCAATCCGCCTGCCAGTCGACCATCAAATCGAGCTGTCGCTTCAATTAACGGATATCGTCCATCCGAAAATACTGATTGAACCACTCGCTGTGACTGAACTCGATAACGGACTGTTCCATTATTCAGCCGACTATAAAATCCGTGCCCAGTCAGGTCAAATCATGAAAGCCCTCGAAACGTCCGAGCAACTGAAGCTCGATGAGTTCTTCATGTTATCCTGA